The Xyrauchen texanus isolate HMW12.3.18 chromosome 25, RBS_HiC_50CHRs, whole genome shotgun sequence genome includes the window AGACTTAAAAATGGCACTCCTGTGCTTGCCCTAGCCTCCCTTTCAATGGTGCAAATATGAAGTAGTTCAGAGAAAGTCAAATATTTTGATGAAATTGATGACTTTCTCCAATCTTCataatattttaaacatgaaCAGGAGACAAACACAGGAGTGCAGGTTTCATCTCTCTAAGTGGTCCCTCTCTGAAAAATAGAGATTCCATCtgcaatgtataaaatacaaaatatacatggTTGGTGGACAGTTGGTTTATGAGTTTTTGAAGGGTGCAAGGAGTCACATAGTAACctaaatgtttttgtcttatgTCTTATGAAATTTTGTCTTAAATTTGATCTTATGCCTTTAAAAATGGATGTCCACCAACCATGTATTTTTGATCAtgtaaatacaatgtatttacattatcaaAAATACATGGATAGTGGACATCAATTTTATAAGTTGTATAATCAAAATAGATATTGCTCTGTGCAAAAGTGGACTTTTTTGCACTGTCTGAGGACACACCCACGAGACATATATGTCGATTTTGGGACATTTTGAGCTTTCTGAGCTGGTTAGTTGGGCACTTACTTTGTGATTCTGCAAAATTACAGGAAATTCCTGTTTGAAATTGATTTACATGTCATATTATTCATAAAACACATTGAATTACCCTAAGGGTATACAGTTTAACACATTCATATACCTTAAAAGTCATAAAAGTGAATAATATGCTTAAAAACTGAGTGGCCACAGACTATGTATTTGGCGGCCATTAAATAAATTGCAGGTGGGATCTTCCTGCATGACAGAGTgaaaattcctttaaatttgGTGCAAACACTTTGGGGCTTCAAATGCTTATTCATATTGAAAATTGGTGCTGGGCAAGTATTGATAAAAAATCTGGAAAAATATTCTAGAAAAATAACTAACTTTTCACTCAAAAAGTGGCCAATTTAGCACTTAACCAACTCATTCAGACTTCAAACTTTGCATACTGTCTATGGGACCCCTGAGAAGATATAGATTTCAAATTTGAGTCATTTGGAGGTTTCGGAATGGTTTCCATAAATAGTATATATCAAATGGTATGCACTGCATGTGGACGTAGGCCTGACATCGCATCTGTAGGTCCAACAGATCCCAAATTTCACACAGTGACACGTCCATTGCCTCTCAACAACATACTAATTGGACTAAGGCCTGGgattcaaaaaagtattttttattattttaaatagatcTCCCTGCCTGCCATAGGAATCAATGTGATAGCCTGTCCTGTGGGCCTGTGTGCACAAGTACATACATTAGAGGCTTTAATACTTACCCAGTAATACCCAGGGCCTCCAAATTTTAGGATGTGTTTTGAGGGCCCATGACGGTTAAGGACCTCAATGTTCAAGTTCCTATaaccttttgacccctcttttctAGATGTTCCACTCGCCATGTAAACCAAAGTAATTTTTGTACTTGGTTTTTGGACGCCTTCACTAAAGGGTCAAATGTAGTATCAAAAGAGGTCAAAGGGTCACGTAATTCTGGACACTGTCTGAGGACACCCCCACGAGACACATATGTCAATTTCAGGACATTTGGAGCTTTATGAGTACCGTCCACCAAACCAGTGTAGAAATGAATGGAATACATTGCATGTGGGATGTGCCCCATTATCGCACCCAGAGGTCCCAGAGACCCCAAATTTGACAGGGTGGCACCCCAAGGGGCCCTTGATAAGATATTAGGAGGGCAAACGATTCCGGTGACTTTTTGGTCtggtcaaaattacatttaaagggcACTCAGCAGGCACAGCGGGCACCCACCTTGTGCTCCGAGGCAAATTAGACCAAAGAGCACAAAAAAATGCCAAGTGCTACAAAGTTCCATATAACCACACAGGATTACATTGTGGTAATGTATGGAATCAGGGGGCACTCTGGGGCCAAAGGCATGTAATAGTATTTTTTACTTGGTAAGGGGTCAAATACTGGGTCTGTGGACAAAAGGAAAACCACAGAGAAAGCCTACTAGGTAAGTGGGCACAATACTGAGTCTATAGACGTGAGGAAGTCTACGGAGGATGAATACTGGTTAAGTGGACACTAATATAGGATTCATTGACATGAGGAAGAGTTTGGGGATACTATAGGGTAAGGGGACACAATACTAGCCCCATGGATGCTTAATATAGAAACTATGTCCCCATGGATGATATGTGGCAAGGGGGATGGCACCATCTTACCTAAGGTAAGTTGGAAATGTCCAGTTCGTCACGTAGCTAATAGGCTATGAAGGGATCCACAATATTGATACGCACCATGTATGCACCCAATGGCAATGTATTTGAATGGATGTTTTTCCAGAAACATTGTACATGCCCTTATCCAGATTGCAACCTCACAAGTCAGTCTCCTTCATTCCTACCTTTTGACCAGTGTAAATCCACATTCTTCTAACAATGACTTCTCTAATGGAGCTGCACTGCAGAGGAGAAACAAGACCTAATCTCCCTCCACATTTAGTTAGGAGGAAGTAAAATATCTCATCTCCCTAACTAAATCTTTCTTGGGGGGTAACACAAATCAAATTCTTGTCTAAAAGCAAAAACTTAGCCTTGCAGTTAAGTAGAGTACATCAGTGATTTAGACTTATTTTAGTAGGTTAACATAATTCAGTGATTGATCAGTATCAGCAGATTGCCAAtggtgtgtgactgtgagtgtgaatgggtgaatgggacacccTTCGGGGAAACTGGTAAAAGGTTGAGAAGTCAATTGTGGGAAACTCCTGCCCTGGTGAGAAATCAAACGTGGGAAACTCTTCCTAACCTGGGTCTGGGGATATGCCTCTAGAAGGCCTTGGGTCTGGGGCAACTGCTGCATCAGATGTACCAACATAAGTATAAATGTCAATCTAGGCACTCTAATGTAGAGATTCAAATGACGCCACATTGAGCTACCTTCTACTTGTACTGTTGTTGGGGTTGCCCTTACTGCTGTATAAGATCCTTCCCTTCTTTATTCCACTTCCTCCTAAAAACTCTCAGATACACTTGGGCTCTGTGGGAGTGGTGgtagcatagtgggctaaagcacataattggttatcagaaggttgctggttcgatccccacagccaccaccattgtgttgttgagcaaggcacttaactccagattgctctgggggaattgtccctgtgataaatgcactgtaagtcgctttgtataaaagcatctgccaaatgcataaatgtaaatgtctctaGGAACTATGGGACAGGACACTTCTTCCCTGTGTCCCCTTCTCTGTTCCTGTAACTAAATGGCTCAATGTAGTTAATTGTCTCATGTAAGCCCTTAATTCCATCTGCAACTGTTATAAAGGTCTTCATAGGGACCTCTCAAATATGGTTCTGGCATGGGTCTGCCTTTTAACATTTCGTGAAGTGTTAGATTAGTGATTATGTTGGTCTGCATGCAGTAACTCATCAATGCAAGAGGTAGAGCATCAACCCAATTAAGTTTAGTGTCAGCACAAATTTTGTTAAGCTTAGCTTTGAGAGGTCCATTCACTATTTCTACCATTCACTGTGTTTGTGGATGATAGACAGACCCAAATTCAACCAAATGTGCAGAGCATGGTTGTGCACAATGCTGTAACAAAATTGGAATAAAACTATTGTCTTTTCTCTTAACAATAGCATTCTTAGCATGACTTCCAAGATGGTCTCTGAAACATGACTCATCTACATAATAATCTGCCTCTGCATCAATGATAGGTGTTGACTCAAAATCTGGTCTTAAACAAGTAAAATCAAAATAGTCTATTACACATCCATGAGGTGTTCCCTCCCCTTCTAGAGGAATGAATTTGTCTGggtttattgttgtgcataattTAGCAGTGTTGAATATTTCAAACACCTGGCTTGGGTTAAAACAAATCTACCTTGTTCTAATATTTCTGCTACTTCATGATGGATGTAAATTATTACTGGGTAGCCCATTGTCACTGTGGAAGCTTTGTCATAAGCAAAATATACTTCTGCAAGTCCTTGATTACATGGCGGGTAGCCCTGTGTTACATAGTCCAATTTGGTACTATAATAAGCAATTGGGTGCTTTTTTCTTCCACTACAGGTCTCCTGCATTAAGACTGCGGACACATATCCATCTCTTCTATACAAATGAAATGGTTTGGCATAGTCTGGGGTTGCTACAGCTGGAGCTGTAAATGCTATCAATGCAGCAGTGTCCCATGTTGGTCGAGCTCAGAAATACTGATGCTCTGTTTCATCAATGCCCTTAAGAGGACTGTTTTGATAGCGTAATCTTCTATCCAATCACTAAAACCTGTCATTGAACTGATCACAGGGGCCAATCTGATTGATTATTGGAGAATGAAAAACTTAACTAGAAAACAATTTACCTGGTTCAATGCATCTAATAATGGTCAGTGCTCAAGATTAGATTATTGGTTAATTTCAGACAATTTGGCTAATGAAGTAAATAGATGTGAAATTTCACCATCACCCCTGACTGATCATTGTGTAATATCTTTGACCCTCTCTCCAGGCAGAAATGAGACAAACATAAGTCCAATATGGAAATTTAACAATACACTATTGGACGATACTGAGTTTTGTAATGAAGTTAAACAACAGGAGAAGAACAAAGTGGGAAAGAGGTATGCCAAGGTTGACAATCTTGAAAAGTACGTTTTCTAAGGCAACATTTTTAACTTTAGATTGTTCTAAATCTAACCATGGGAGTCTATCTTGTTGAGCCATTGTctaatgtacagtacatgcattacaataatatagtcttgaggtaatgaatgcattaattcgttttttcgGTATCAGCAGCAGAGAGCATGCTTCATAACTTAGCAATTTTTCCAATAATTACTACTttttggaattgagtagaaggacatttctggtcaTCCAATCATTGATTTCATTAATATActactaatttggagaattgtgaaatttgggtttagaagaaatataaagttgggtatcgtctgcATAAGAGTGGAaaacaattcctgataatatctcccaggagaagcatgtataaggagaaaagcagaggccctaaaattaTCCCTGTGGCAGTCcgcacttttttttatttgacaatcCCTTGTTTACACACAAAATATGATAACGGTCTGATAAaaagacctaaaccatgctaatgcaactccacaaatgccaacttaATTCTCcatcctattcaagagaatgtcatgatgttgaatgcagcactaaggtCTAAAAGtcctagaagagaaatgcagctgcactcagatgataagagcaagtcatttgtaactcggataagtgctgtctctgtacagtgatgaggcataaatcctgactgaattTGTTCagatgaacatatttgggaggatactaccttttctagtattttcaacataaatgggagatttgaaatcggtctataattagccagttctccaggatcaagttgctTCTTAATAAATAGTATAACTTCCATTTGAAATTgtcttaatacatttaataattttagagTTAAGACGAGATTTAAAAGTATGATGACTCACTGTTATAAATGTCCAGAGGAAGGGAATACCATAAGTAAGGGGCTGTATAACAGTGATCAGATCTGAGAGTACGAGTAGGTGTTCAGGTATGAAAAAAATCAGAGGTACGAGGTAGTAAGATTATTTAAAGCCTTGTATGTAAAAGCAAGATTTTTAAATCAATTCGGTGCTTAACCAGAAGCAAATGTTGAAGAACAGGTGAAACGTGTTAGAGGGGGTTCTAGAAATTATTCGTGCAGCCGAGTTCTGGTCCTGCTGAAGTTTATGAAGAAGTTTGGAAGGAAGACCAAAGAGGAATGTAACCAGTGCATGAATAAGAATGGTAGTACTGTTCAATGTGAGAGAGGGACGAAGACGATTAATATTACGTAAATGAAAGAATGCAGAGCGAGTTATGTTATTAACATGGGCTTCAAAGGATACAGTGCTATCAAGGACAACACCCAGACTCTTAGTCTGTGGTGAAGGAGAAGCAGTGGACTGATCGATAGTCACGGTCGAAAATCAGTTTTTGCCAAAAATAGATGTGGTTCTTCCAAGGAGAATTTCGTTTTTCCACAATTTAATTTGAGAAAATTAGATGAGAACCAGTTTTTAATTTCAGATAAACAGCTGGAGGAAGGGAAGAAGTGTGTTTGGAAGACAGATAGAACTGGGTGTCATCGGCTTGGCAGTTAAAATTGACACGTTTCCAAAATATATGACAAAGGGGCAGTACATAAGAAATAGAAGAGGGCCCAACACTGAGCCTTGTGGAACGCCGGTGATAACTTGATGATTTAGATCTAAAATATATGAGTTGTATGAACTGAGCGTGACCAGAAAGAAACGATCGAAACCAAGACAGGGTGTGTCAGTAATTCCAACTGAGTCCAGCCTGTCTAGGAGGATTTTATGTGAGATCGTATCAAAGGCCGCACTCAGATCAAGAGGAATGCGTATTGACAGCTGACCAGAATCCACAGCCAACAGCAGATCATTAGTCATTTTGACAAGTGCAGTTTTCGTACTATGATGTGGAAGTAAACCCAATTGAAATTGTTCAAACAAATTATTAGCTGAAAGACAATCATGAATCTGAACTGCAACACTCCTTTCCAAACTAATTTATGAAATAAACGGTAAATCTGAAATAGGACAACAATTATCAACATTTGTAGGATCGGCCCTGGTTTCTTGAGTATTGGGGTTATTGAAGCAGTTTTGAATGATATAGGAACCAAACCAGAGGACAGTGAAGAATGAACGATCTCAGTGATTAAAGAAGACAaagatgtagtagtagtagtagtcctttattgtcacatagtaaaccagtgaaattggccatcgacctgtccatacaaacatacatatgacaagggggtagacaggacaggaagacagggaattagaaagaaatacagcatgacatggaGGAGaggtggaggaaaaaaaaaaaaaaaggcagcccccagactatgctccttaagaagtacagtgtgggaacagaaaaaaacacctcagcaacattagcacataatcagtacactctacaacatgaacaagacttgcaacaggggaggggattgggggtggaggtggaggtggcccagcacaagcaagcagccatccggtccTGCAGCCATttttcggcgctggtcacagacccgcctgtcagactgggggtacaaagcggcgaaggcgagggatagggtatcgggcggatgattgcatatatgtgtaagagttcatgtgtgtgtaggcctggagagtcgctatgccagcatctaatataggtgcctcagtccgcagggttgtcatagcgatacacagcaagttgccatggagacaaccttgatcaggtcccagacatagtcaacaatcaccaggtgtctggggagttgGGAATggaacgcgagagtggctcactgcagtgctcttccgggggagttgttgatccaacagcggccttggccaaggccagtgctggttgagggcggccgaaacagataagattgggattgtttggtcttgagGCGAGAAGCAGCTTCTGATTTACACGGCTATTCatctggtccattttggtctctgaaacgatccatttgcctttgaaAAGCTGTGAGCTTcaccatgatgttatccgtattttggttcatagacccagtctgagtgcagacagctctgccaactgtttcaatcatgacgggcagccttgtgaggctttggacagctgtcaccgtcttcttaactcctcgataaaccagggcaatgcctaatccaatcagcagaagacctgttatcatggtaccgaataggtagatatcttcaacgtcctgcacggaaagagccgccagacacacgacccgtcacctctcccacgcgtccatcgtgtagccagctgcaAACGTTCCGTCAGGGCATTCAGGTTCCCCagaacccaagcttctcgtcgagaagatggtgttgagagaccagttgatcaaatccatgatgtcttagtttggagagcagtgctgagagagtctctcaaagTACAAGACAGTAAACTAGAtgtgacgagaggagcaaagcagggaaggtaaggggagggagagggtgagaaaatgtgaccgccttcgttgagagccaagagaaGAAAACTtactttaattaaatatgttgGAAGAGGACCAAGCTGACAGGTCTGTATTTCCAAATTAAAGGggatctctcatcaacagttgGAATTTTAAAGATAGAAAATGCAGAAAGAGGGAGTTTAAAGGAAACAGAGTCTGACAGGCCACAACCATCATAATTTAAAAGACTTCGGTGACATATATATCGTTTACAATGGGCTTATTGGTATGGGCCATTGAAAAACACACATTGGTCTACCACCAACTGTGACTTCTTGGGCAATACTCTTTTACATGTCTATATAGATTACTTGCTTTGTTTAAACTTTTCCCAAATTAATCGCAGTCGTacgtttttctccagtatggatacTCTCGTGTCTTTTCAGATTacatgactgagtgaaactctttccacagtgtgagcacttgtaaggtttctctccagtatgaattatctcgtgtgttttcagctcttgtaactgagtgaaactctttccacagtgtgagcacttgtaaggtttttctccagtatgaattatctcgtgtgttttcagctcttgtaactgagtgaaactcttttcacagtgtgagcacttgtaaggtttctctccagtatgaattctctcgtgtcttTTCAGATTACatgacagagtgaaactctttccacagtgtgagcacttgtaaggtttctctccagtatgaattatctcGTGTCTTttcagctcttgtaactcagtgaaactctttccacagtgtgagcacttgtaaggtttttctccagtatgaattctctcgtgtcttTTCAGATTACATGACAGAGTgaatctcttttcacagtgtgagcacttgtaaggtttttctccagtatgaattctctcgtgtgttttcagagtacatgactgagtgaaactcttttcacagtgtgagcacttgtaaggtttttctccagtatgaattttcTCGTGTCTTTTCAGGTTTtgtaactgagtgaaactctttccacagtgtgagcacttgtaaggtttttctccagtatgaattctcatgtgtgttttcaggttacgTGACagattgaaactctttccacagtgtgagcacttgtaaggtttttctccagtatgaattctctcgtgtgttttcaggataTGTGAttcagtgaaactcttttcacagtgtgagcacttgtaaggtttctctccagtatgaattctctcgtgtgttttcaggataTGTGAttcagtgaaactcttttcacagtgtgagcacttgtaaggtttctctccagtatgaattatttggtGCCGTTTCATGCTGCTGGCTGTAATAAATGTCTTCCCACATTCAATGCACATATGAACTCCAGCAAAGGTATGAATTTTCTGGTGCTTTTTCAAAGAGGACAGGTGTGCAAAACATTTcccacaaaaagaacacttgtaaggcttctcatttgtgtgagttttcaggTGTTTTCTTAGGTCAGAATCCTCAACAAATGCTTTACAGCAGTTATCATATTCAAATGGCTTTTCGATGCTACAGTGATGTCGGACATGCTTTTTGAGAGAAACTgcatatgcaaaacattttccacactgatggcatgtgtaaggtttctctcctgtgtgaattctcatgtgtacattaagattatttttacatgcaaaattcttttcacactgatggcatgtgtaaggtttctctccagtgtgaattctcatgtgtaaaTTAAGTTTGCTTTTCACGGTGAAACATTTTCCACACAGATGGCACatgaaaggtttctctcctgtgtgaattttcatgtgtacattaagattttttttacatgcgAAATTCTtttcacactgagagcaggtAAGAGATTtctttgctgctcttctttgaggattttttggtgagaaattattttcagtctttgagcaactcaaagatttttctccagttgtgAAATCGTGATGTTTCTTCTCTGCTTCATTCAGCTCTTGATGTTCCTCTTTCAcgtccatcagctctacaataaacAAAGTAAATTAACAAAAATCAGTTCGAGAgggacaaatgtatttatttgtgatttttgctGTGCAAGGTCCATAGATTCATACTAGGGGTGTCAAttagctaaaaataaaatgtttatatcaaAATTACATGACATGTCATTGCATCATGCCATTTACAAGATGAACGAACCATCAATGTATGAATTAACGGTGCAAACCCCTTATCAAATGATCAGGAAATTAGCAAGAATTGAACAAATAAAAGTAACTTTGTATGAGATAGTTGTTCCCTTTTGGTTTCTTTAAACGTTTAAACCTTGTAGATACAGTTTTTACAGAAAGAAGAGTCAATGTTGTTCCactcaatgttatttttctttctcgAAATAgtcttgttttctgaggtcttgaaaTTTGCTGACAGTTTTTGTCAGCTTTATTCCCCCAACTTTGAGATCTTCAGCAGGTGGTCATCCCTGCATGAAGAGGCTTCGGGCCTTCCGGATCCGTTCTTTCTGGCAACATCACCTGTTGTTTCAAAGCGCTGACCAATTCTCTTAATAGCTGATAGAGAAATCGGGATCTTCTCTGCCTTTTTGGTTTTGTAAACTTCAGAATAGCTACATTTGGCATGACGGAGACCAGCTCCGTGGTTTCTGACAGCAACCCCTGCatgatatttagcatttttgtggAGCAGACTTTCTTATGTGTGAATGGCTGTGGACGAAATGGACCAATGGTAGTAAGGAGGTGTTCAGCAGCTTGTTAGAAATGTTCCTAAACTTTTGCCCAGGCGAGCTGTaatgaaccaccaaaacaaactgaTGAACCCCTTTTTGACCAGATTTTGCTCTAAATGCCAACACAACAttagtttgttttttagattttgtatgaagtatatcGTGGCCATAAGTGTATTATctgaaaaatacctttaaattgTCTATCAACTGGTGAACCATCCTTTAAAAGACAT containing:
- the LOC127618570 gene encoding gastrula zinc finger protein XlCGF26.1-like, with product MFIMREQMNVIHTGEQQMLQIPVKMCSVKLLDCRNLMEMREIKVEEQQSDTYYEETTAKEQQKLMDVKEEHQELNEAEKKHHDFTTGEKSLSCSKTENNFSPKNPQRRAAKKSLTCSQCEKNFACKKNLNVHMKIHTGEKPFMCHLCGKCFTVKSKLNLHMRIHTGEKPYTCHQCEKNFACKNNLNVHMRIHTGEKPYTCHQCGKCFAYAVSLKKHVRHHCSIEKPFEYDNCCKAFVEDSDLRKHLKTHTNEKPYKCSFCGKCFAHLSSLKKHQKIHTFAGVHMCIECGKTFITASSMKRHQIIHTGEKPYKCSHCEKSFTESHILKTHERIHTGEKPYKCSHCEKSFTESHILKTHERIHTGEKPYKCSHCGKSFNLSRNLKTHMRIHTGEKPYKCSHCGKSFTQLQNLKRHEKIHTGEKPYKCSHCEKSFTQSCTLKTHERIHTGEKPYKCSHCEKRFTLSCNLKRHERIHTGEKPYKCSHCGKSFTELQELKRHEIIHTGEKPYKCSHCGKSFTLSCNLKRHERIHTGEKPYKCSHCEKSFTQLQELKTHEIIHTGEKPYKCSHCGKSFTQLQELKTHEIIHTGEKPYKCSHCGKSFTQSCNLKRHESIHTGEKRTTAINLGKV